One window of Mauremys reevesii isolate NIE-2019 linkage group 4, ASM1616193v1, whole genome shotgun sequence genomic DNA carries:
- the NKX2-8 gene encoding homeobox protein Nkx-2.8 translates to MATAGRISFTVRSILDLPEQDANSSGKQDSDRRPSGKYASSPYGEWIESDRNHYLSSDESGPETSLPDSTQRSHPPHGPEAEKKKKRRVLFSKAQTLELERRFRQQRYLSAPEREQLAHLLSLTPTQVKIWFQNHRYKMKRAKAEGSCGTELSQPPLLRRVVVPVLVRDGKPCQTCTTSPGAAAAQDKLGCHTQTAFTIQGYQAFHPSSAAALSLCPAYQRLAHPAIVSWNW, encoded by the exons ATGGCCACAGCTGGCAGGATCAGTTTTACGGTGAGAAGCATTTTGGATTTACCGGAGCAGGACGCTAACAGCAGCGGCAAGCAGGACTCGGATCGCCGCCCGTCGGGGAAGTATGCCAGCTCGCCGTACGGGGAATGGATCGAAAGCGACAGAAACCACTATCTGT CTTCCGATGAGAGCGGTCCAGAAACGAGTTTACCCGATTCCACCCAGAGATCGCACCCGCCCCACGGCCCGGAAGCcgagaaaaagaaaaagaggcgagtGCTCTTCTCCAAGGCGCAGACCCTGGAGCTGGAGAGGCGGTTCCGGCAGCAGAGGTACCTCTCGGCCCCGGAACGGGAGCAGCTGGCCCATTTGCTCAGCCTGACCCCCACGCAAGTAAAGATCTGGTTCCAGAACCACAGGTACAAAATGAAAAGGGCTAAAGCGGAGGGGTCCTGCGGCACCGAACTcagccagccccctctgctccgGAGAGTCGTGGTGCCAGTGCTGGTCAGGGATGGCAAACCGTGCCAGACCTGTACCACCAGCCCGGGAGCGGCCGCGGCGCAGGACAAGCTGGGCTGCCACACACAAACTGCTTTCACAATCCAAGGGTACCAAGCCTTCCATCCCAGCTCCGCCGCTGCCCTGAGCCTCTGCCCTGCCTACCAGCGCTTAGCACACCCTGCAATAGTCTCCTGGAACTGGTGA